From the genome of Adhaeribacter pallidiroseus:
TCGGATTTTTGAGCAGCCTGGTGCAATAAGTTTAAATCGGCTAAAGAGGCTACGGCTTCCAGTTGCACATCTTGTACTACAAACTCACCGCGGTCGCGGTACAAACGGCCATCGTGGGTAGCGGAGCCTTCGTATTTATATACGCCACCGGGTAAATTGCCAATGTTTAAACCCGAAAAGCCTTCGCCGTTTTCGAAAGAAAAAGACCGCACTTTGTTTTTCTCGTCGGTTAACTTTAACGTTATTTTTTGCCCGTAAATTTTCTCGTAAATAGAATTATAAGTTTCAGCTTCAAAGCGGATGTCGTCGTGCACCAAATATTCATCTTGCACCGGGTATACATTCAGGCGTTTCTTATCGCTGGCCGAAGTTAAAAGCTGGGCGGTGCTCACGATGATTTTATCGAAAACATCTGGTTTGTCGTAATTAGCGGCTTCGGTTAAACGCCACTGCCAGGAGCCATCGGCCAGAAGAGTAGCCGAGCGCGTTTCGCCGGAAACTTGCGCAATCAGTAAAGGACGGGTAGTTTTTAATTTTCCAATTTGCTGCGACAAAATTACTTCGGCGTTTGGCGCTAGCTTAATATCAGCAAAAGGAGCTTCAGCCGGCGGGTATTTAGAAAGTCGTTCCGGAGCCGAGGCATCAACCTTAAATTTAGTAAAACTCACATTAAATACCGGCACTACTTCATCTACCTGGTTGCTTTTGCGGGTAATGGCTAACCCGGCATTTTGGTGGTTAAAGCCCGCTAAATCGCTTTGAGCTCCTATAATGTAAAAAGCCGGTACTTTCTGTTGTTTGATTAATGCTAAAACTTCGTTACCGGTACCTAACCGGGAAGGTAATTGGTGCAAGATTACTAAATCGTATTTAGTAGCAGCCTTTAACGGAAAAACGCCCGGAATATAAAGTTCGGTTTGAAAATTCTCGTTGGTTTCAATGGCGCTTTTAATGGCTTTAATATCGGGGTGTGGGGTTGCTGCGGCCAGCAAAATTTTTAATTTTCCTTTTACAATATCCAAATAAGCGTGCTTCAGGTTATTAAGTTTGGTGAACTCACCGTTTTTGGCTTCCAGTACAACTTCGTAATGTTTTTTACCAGGTTGGGCCGCTGTTACTGCAAATTCTACGTTGGCGGGTTTATCAGTAAGTTTAACTGTTTTCCGCTCTAACGTTTTGTTATTTTCGCGCAGCAGCACGGTGGCGGTTTGGCCCGTAAAGCCTTGGTTACTAACTTCAGCAATTATAGGAAAGCGGTTGCCGCTATAGGCTACTTTATTATACGATAAAGCCGGAATACTTAAATCTTTCTTTGGAATGGTATCGCCCACTGCCACCGGAAACAACCGAAAATTATAATCCGAAAAAGCAGGAGACTTGCCTTGATTTATGATCCCATCTGATAGTAACACCACCCCAGCCAGGTTACGGCTTTCGTATTCTTCCTGCACCCCGGATAGCAGTTGATCCAGGTTGGTAGCCGGTGCGGTAAAAGCCAGTTTGGCTAAATTATCGTTGGTGTTAGAGCGACCACTTAACGTACGAACCGCAATTTGCAAATCTTTATCGCCTAAGGAGGCTTTTAACTGATCTAAACGATCGAGTAAAGAATTGAGTAGAGTAGGTTGGGTAAATAGTTTAACCGATTCTGAGTTATCAATGGCCAGCACCAAAGTTGGTTTCTGAGTTGTATTGGTGATAGCCCGCACAAAAGGTCCCAGCAGCAAAAATGTTAGAAAAGAGACTACTACAAACCTAAGTCCCGCCAGTAAATAATTTATGGATTTTGGCCAGGTAGCTGTTTTTGAATACAACAGCCAAGCATAAATCGCCCCCAGTAGCAGGCAAACAACAATAAGCCAGGGCGAATAGGTTAGCGAAAGTTTAAATTGATTCAAAATTTGGTTGTTAGTTATTCGTGGCTCGTTGCATGCTACCAACGAGTAGGTCTATTTATTATCTTAAACGCAGAAAATTAGTTTTAATTGATAATAAACCTTGAAATTAGGTAGTAAGATAAAAAATAAATTTTATCTCCAGCAACAAATCCCCAATAACTAACAACCAAATAAGTATAAACCTAGGTCAGTAAACCGCCATCTACCTGCAATACTTGTCCGGTAATGTAGGCCGATTGGTCGGAGCCCAGGAAAACAGCGCAATTAGCAACCTCTTCGGGGGAGCCGCCACGTTTAAGCGGGATTGCTTTTTTCCATTCTTCTATCACCGCTACCCCAAGTTCGCCCGTCATTTCGGTTTCAATAAAACCGGGAGCAATGGCGTTGCAGCGAATATTGCGAGAGCCCAGTTCCAGCGCTACCGATTTAGTAAATCCAATTATTCCCGCTTTAGAAGCCGCGTAGTTAGCTTGGCCCGCATTGCCTTTAATTCCTACTACGGAGGTCATGTTTATAATAGAACCATACTTTTGGCGCATCATTACCTTTGTGGCTGCCTTGGTAAGATTGAAAACCGATTTTAAATTCACGTTTAACACCGAATCCCATTGTTCTTCGGTCATGCGCATGAGTAAACCATCCTTGGTAATACCGGCATTGTTAATCAATATATCCAGGCGGCCAAAATCAGCTACTACATTATCAATCAGTTTTTCAGCTTCGGTAAAAACCGAGGCGTCGGAGCGATAGCCTTTTACTTTGGCGCCGCTGGCAGCTAACTCCTGTTCCAGCGCTTGTCCTTTTTCTACGCTGGATAAATAGGTAAATGCCACTTGAGCACCCATTTCGGTAAATTTTTGAGCAATAGCGCGGCCAATACCTTTAGAGGCACCTGTAATCAAAGCTGTTTTTCCTTCCAGTAATTTCATAGTAAATCATTTGCCATTAAAACGTCGGTAAGAAATGAGTAAATGCTTACTCATGGTTTTCAATAGTGTTTTAAAGATTAAAGGGGTTATTACTTAAACTTAACTTTATTTCTGGCTACTCACAGAAACTAAAATGCAAATTAAAGCAAATCTAATTAATTGTTTGCATCCGAATTAAAAAGCGACCGAATGGCAATAGCTCCTTAGCAGAATATGCAAAGACAAATTTTTTTAAATAAACTATGATAACTACACTTAATTTAACCTTATCGTGAGGCAAAACTCTAATGAAACAAGGTGTTTATCTGGTAAGACAGTGCTACGCATTCTGGTACTTTATTGGTAATGCGGAAATGCTGCTTAAGAGCTTTTTTGCTGTTTAAACTGCTCTTATAGGTTCGGATTTCGTTTGCTGGTTACTAAAATTTTAAATTTATAAAGATAAGTATTGCCTTTATTTGTTGAAACCTCATATTTTAATAAATAGGACAAAATGCTAGAACGATAAAGTTTAGATTTGTTGTATCAGAATTATAAATATAAAAATATATGGAATCAAAGTTTTACACAATCACAAAAGAAGCTGAATACGACGCGATGGATGAGCGATTAAACTTATTAGCGGAGGCCTTAGTTAATGTACACCCAGGTGCTAATTTTTTAAACATAAAATCCCGGAAAAACCCCAAAAGAGAAGTTCTGCAATTTTTGAAACGCTTTAAATAATTAAAAAGCCCCTTCTTAGGGCATTTTAATTATTTGTTTTTTTTCTGAAAACAGTCTTATTGCATGCTTAAACCGGAAAAAAGCTAATTATACTTATTGCATACAGTTTTTCAGAAGCAATTAAAGTCAAATATAAAAATTTTAAGTTTTGTAAATAGTTTAAAATCAGGTTAATTAATAACTAAAATATTAGTGTGCTTATTTGGCAAAATTAAATAGGATAATAATAATGGCGAAATATTGTTTCAGTCTGGAGTTTAATTGTATATATAAGTTAATTAAAGCTATT
Proteins encoded in this window:
- a CDS encoding VWA domain-containing protein; translated protein: MNQFKLSLTYSPWLIVVCLLLGAIYAWLLYSKTATWPKSINYLLAGLRFVVVSFLTFLLLGPFVRAITNTTQKPTLVLAIDNSESVKLFTQPTLLNSLLDRLDQLKASLGDKDLQIAVRTLSGRSNTNDNLAKLAFTAPATNLDQLLSGVQEEYESRNLAGVVLLSDGIINQGKSPAFSDYNFRLFPVAVGDTIPKKDLSIPALSYNKVAYSGNRFPIIAEVSNQGFTGQTATVLLRENNKTLERKTVKLTDKPANVEFAVTAAQPGKKHYEVVLEAKNGEFTKLNNLKHAYLDIVKGKLKILLAAATPHPDIKAIKSAIETNENFQTELYIPGVFPLKAATKYDLVILHQLPSRLGTGNEVLALIKQQKVPAFYIIGAQSDLAGFNHQNAGLAITRKSNQVDEVVPVFNVSFTKFKVDASAPERLSKYPPAEAPFADIKLAPNAEVILSQQIGKLKTTRPLLIAQVSGETRSATLLADGSWQWRLTEAANYDKPDVFDKIIVSTAQLLTSASDKKRLNVYPVQDEYLVHDDIRFEAETYNSIYEKIYGQKITLKLTDEKNKVRSFSFENGEGFSGLNIGNLPGGVYKYEGSATHDGRLYRDRGEFVVQDVQLEAVASLADLNLLHQAAQKSDSRVYYPHQIDQLEKDILKADFKNVIYSSENIQELINQKWLFFILLAFITVEWLIRKYNGAV
- the fabG gene encoding 3-oxoacyl-[acyl-carrier-protein] reductase, producing the protein MKLLEGKTALITGASKGIGRAIAQKFTEMGAQVAFTYLSSVEKGQALEQELAASGAKVKGYRSDASVFTEAEKLIDNVVADFGRLDILINNAGITKDGLLMRMTEEQWDSVLNVNLKSVFNLTKAATKVMMRQKYGSIINMTSVVGIKGNAGQANYAASKAGIIGFTKSVALELGSRNIRCNAIAPGFIETEMTGELGVAVIEEWKKAIPLKRGGSPEEVANCAVFLGSDQSAYITGQVLQVDGGLLT